In Opitutus sp., one genomic interval encodes:
- a CDS encoding CoF synthetase, whose amino-acid sequence MKPAPTFANHPNALVAAGQQLPVSLESEIRKIYARSPLYSRRFELHADPLQWSCYREIPALSKKEIVENGHRAFFEDYAVIERGLATRQFEYESTGGTTQSPMTVIMEDGWWNAQTARAYRAHPLLAPYAGRPYRKCVLAPVGCSSNICPYEDQPFPHRYFDGTVYLNLTSDPFVFPESEWDRIVTELQAVQPEVIEGEPVYLSLLARAVQKRGVRVPSVKVVILTYGKASRQHAQRIAEVFPAHQVDLYGSTEAGYIFVGEAFKDDSRVIDDNVFVEIAPYLNQPDVFQIYVTTRDREAMPLLRYHTGDIVRRTPTGYRLLGREAGLYFRPDGTLVSPTEIDEALPADFSCWHYSLIQTSENRWDFHYVSDHIAPKSVEVAVAAALGPGSRVVAFRRRFIAPAASGKFALLKPLAK is encoded by the coding sequence ATGAAACCTGCACCAACGTTTGCCAATCACCCCAACGCCTTGGTCGCTGCCGGTCAGCAGCTGCCGGTTTCGCTCGAGTCGGAGATTCGCAAGATTTACGCGCGCAGCCCCCTTTACTCGCGCCGCTTTGAGCTGCATGCGGACCCCTTGCAGTGGTCGTGCTACCGGGAGATCCCCGCTCTTTCCAAAAAAGAAATCGTCGAAAACGGTCACCGCGCGTTTTTCGAGGATTATGCCGTGATCGAGCGAGGCCTGGCTACGCGCCAATTTGAGTATGAGTCGACCGGTGGCACCACCCAGTCGCCGATGACGGTGATCATGGAGGACGGGTGGTGGAATGCGCAGACGGCCCGGGCGTATCGCGCCCACCCCCTGTTGGCGCCTTACGCTGGCCGGCCTTACCGCAAGTGCGTTCTCGCCCCCGTGGGCTGCTCCAGCAACATCTGCCCGTACGAGGACCAGCCGTTTCCGCATCGGTACTTTGACGGTACGGTTTACCTCAATCTCACCAGCGACCCGTTTGTGTTTCCCGAGAGCGAATGGGATCGGATCGTAACTGAGTTGCAGGCGGTGCAGCCCGAGGTGATCGAGGGCGAACCGGTTTACCTTTCGTTGCTGGCGCGGGCGGTGCAAAAACGCGGCGTGCGCGTGCCGAGCGTGAAGGTGGTTATCCTCACTTACGGAAAGGCCAGTCGCCAGCATGCCCAGCGCATCGCCGAGGTGTTTCCCGCGCATCAGGTTGACCTCTATGGGTCTACCGAGGCGGGCTACATTTTTGTGGGCGAGGCATTTAAGGACGATTCACGCGTCATCGACGACAACGTGTTCGTTGAAATCGCGCCCTACCTTAACCAGCCCGACGTGTTCCAGATATATGTGACCACGCGCGACCGGGAGGCGATGCCGTTACTGCGCTACCATACGGGCGACATCGTGCGACGCACGCCGACGGGCTATCGACTGCTGGGGCGCGAGGCAGGACTGTATTTCCGCCCCGATGGCACGCTGGTATCGCCCACGGAAATCGATGAGGCGTTGCCGGCTGATTTTTCCTGTTGGCATTACAGCCTGATACAGACCTCCGAGAACCGGTGGGATTTCCACTATGTTTCCGATCACATCGCGCCCAAGTCGGTAGAGGTCGCAGTGGCCGCCGCGCTCGGGCCGGGGTCGCGGGTAGTCGCGTTTAGGCGCCGTTTCATCGCTCCAGCGGCGAGTGGTAAGTTTGCCCTGCTTAAGCCCCTCGCCAAGTAG
- a CDS encoding NUDIX hydrolase has product MNSASTPSSATPARWVKGASRSLAATRIFDLLGVDYRHPVRGTQREFVVIDAPDWVNVLALTPCGRLVMVNQFRYGMDDFSWEIPGGVIERGEDPVAAGLRELEEETGYVGNSARLLGSVTPNPAIMNNRCHLVLVENVVLTTEQAWDPDEEIEVLSLPVDEVYAWAQSGRITHSLVLNALLLFTPVWAEMKQARLA; this is encoded by the coding sequence ATGAATTCCGCTTCCACACCGTCTTCTGCCACGCCCGCTCGTTGGGTGAAAGGGGCCAGCCGCTCGCTGGCGGCCACGCGTATTTTTGATCTGCTTGGGGTGGATTATCGCCACCCGGTGCGGGGCACGCAGAGGGAGTTTGTTGTGATTGACGCGCCTGACTGGGTGAACGTGCTCGCGCTCACACCCTGTGGGCGCCTGGTGATGGTTAACCAGTTTCGTTACGGGATGGATGATTTTTCATGGGAAATTCCGGGTGGTGTGATCGAGCGCGGGGAGGATCCGGTGGCTGCGGGGCTGCGTGAGTTGGAGGAGGAGACCGGTTACGTCGGTAATTCGGCGCGCTTGCTCGGCTCGGTGACGCCTAATCCGGCGATCATGAACAATCGGTGCCATTTGGTGCTGGTTGAAAACGTGGTGCTCACCACTGAGCAGGCGTGGGACCCCGACGAAGAGATCGAGGTGTTGTCCCTGCCGGTAGACGAGGTTTATGCGTGGGCGCAGTCCGGGCGGATTACTCATTCGCTGGTGCTGAATGCCCTCCTGTTGTTCACGCCGGTTTGGGCGGAAATGAAGCAGGCGCGTCTCGCCTGA
- a CDS encoding LysM peptidoglycan-binding domain-containing protein, whose protein sequence is MDTISRENNSYLPVAGVIVGVLALVLSGVALAKISSAKKEMSEKVDPLVQKIDEAEGQARNAAAAADKASGSINKLATDTQAAFTQVAQEIGNIRGEITKVQEAKAAPKVAAKGDKAGAAKESAAAGANEYVIKGGDTFAKIARATGVSLEAIAAANPGVNSGKLHVGQKIKLPAKK, encoded by the coding sequence ATGGATACCATCTCTCGTGAGAATAATAGTTACCTGCCCGTTGCAGGCGTGATTGTCGGCGTGCTCGCCCTCGTGCTGTCGGGCGTGGCCCTGGCTAAGATTTCCTCCGCCAAAAAGGAAATGTCCGAAAAAGTCGACCCGCTCGTGCAAAAGATCGACGAAGCCGAAGGCCAAGCGCGCAACGCCGCTGCTGCCGCCGACAAAGCCTCCGGCAGCATTAACAAGCTCGCCACCGACACCCAGGCCGCCTTCACCCAAGTTGCTCAAGAAATTGGCAACATCCGCGGCGAGATCACCAAGGTCCAAGAGGCCAAGGCTGCTCCCAAGGTTGCAGCTAAGGGCGACAAGGCTGGCGCCGCCAAGGAGTCCGCTGCTGCCGGTGCTAACGAGTATGTGATCAAAGGCGGCGACACCTTTGCCAAGATTGCCCGCGCGACTGGCGTCAGTCTCGAGGCGATCGCCGCCGCCAATCCTGGCGTGAACTCCGGCAAGCTCCACGTTGGCCAAAAAATCAAGCTGCCTGCCAAGAAATAA
- a CDS encoding ASCH domain-containing protein translates to MKNHVIMFAAEFAPAILAKTKKQTIRRDRKAVIYVGDCLELRQWEAQAYRSKQVGIDAVLCTKAAPIEVTEEGAKVAGNTQNLLGLELLAREDGFTSWAAMQDWFRANYGLPFKGILIGW, encoded by the coding sequence ATGAAAAACCACGTGATCATGTTCGCGGCGGAGTTTGCCCCCGCCATCCTGGCTAAGACTAAGAAGCAGACGATACGCCGTGATCGGAAAGCCGTGATCTACGTCGGCGATTGTTTGGAACTGCGTCAGTGGGAGGCTCAAGCCTACCGCTCGAAGCAAGTGGGGATCGACGCGGTGCTGTGCACCAAAGCAGCACCGATCGAGGTCACCGAGGAGGGCGCGAAGGTCGCCGGAAATACGCAGAACCTGCTCGGGCTGGAACTGCTGGCGCGTGAGGACGGTTTTACCAGCTGGGCCGCAATGCAGGACTGGTTCCGGGCCAACTACGGGCTCCCGTTTAAGGGGATCCTGATCGGCTGGTAG
- a CDS encoding host-nuclease inhibitor Gam family protein, whose product MSTATQSKSSRIRLTRPVVDSRAAAESILGQITAAKAEQNGLRAALDCELTAVRQRFEGDIDSLGKDIEQKTGLLQQWAEASPEEFPAGKKSIEFLHGRIGFRTGTPKLKTLAGWTWDKVKGVLDSTFVRTKSETDKELLLAAYSRGEITAAVLRTAGVQVVQDEAFFVEPKIEEGAV is encoded by the coding sequence ATGTCTACCGCTACCCAATCCAAATCATCCCGCATCCGCCTCACACGGCCCGTCGTCGATTCGCGCGCCGCCGCTGAATCTATTCTCGGTCAGATCACCGCCGCCAAGGCCGAGCAAAACGGCCTGCGCGCCGCGCTCGATTGCGAGCTTACCGCCGTCCGCCAACGCTTCGAAGGCGATATCGATTCGCTGGGCAAGGACATCGAGCAAAAGACCGGTCTTCTTCAGCAGTGGGCCGAGGCCTCGCCTGAAGAGTTTCCGGCGGGCAAGAAGTCCATCGAGTTTTTGCACGGGCGGATCGGTTTCCGCACCGGAACCCCGAAGCTCAAGACGCTCGCGGGGTGGACGTGGGATAAAGTCAAAGGCGTGCTCGATTCGACCTTCGTTCGTACCAAGAGCGAAACGGACAAGGAACTGCTCCTCGCCGCGTACTCGCGCGGAGAGATTACGGCTGCGGTGCTGCGCACGGCGGGTGTGCAGGTTGTCCAGGATGAAGCGTTTTTCGTCGAGCCGAAGATCGAGGAGGGGGCGGTATGA
- a CDS encoding AAA family ATPase: MAINDTTPAAPAPQDEPAGGNGNNARASWNISLDDLQKNISHAAAEAQELLSWCFLWCIDDMHPVSLAEFALQVHSDKTTISRIIRGTYIHPETKVRLPIGDKLVKAMRTFRELCTEGARTARKDFVLTPTARRMFTACDLARESRSPVFLIGPSHIGKTWSLIEYKERNNHGHTVYVRMAAASGLMGMVRAIAESLGISDKSATPALVGRIKTALKKRPNTLLIFDELHQLMYTYRKQSFFACLEVLREIYDHTEVGIVLCGTELLFKSIKDNRSDLEQLLRRGVHRVVLPDQPSRGDVAAICEHLGLDMPEKGFSVTVKVGGVSFTDEPYAILKQIGKEEGLKAITERLRYAAKFAKKGEESIAWSHFVRAHLTIRQNATNENDWN; the protein is encoded by the coding sequence ATGGCTATTAACGACACAACTCCCGCCGCACCGGCCCCGCAAGACGAACCCGCAGGCGGCAACGGCAACAACGCTCGCGCGTCCTGGAACATTTCCTTGGACGATCTCCAGAAGAACATTTCCCACGCCGCCGCCGAGGCGCAGGAGCTCCTCTCGTGGTGCTTCCTGTGGTGCATCGACGATATGCACCCGGTCTCGCTCGCCGAATTCGCGCTCCAGGTGCACTCGGACAAGACGACGATTTCCCGCATCATCCGGGGCACCTACATCCACCCGGAAACCAAGGTGCGCCTGCCGATCGGCGACAAGTTGGTGAAGGCGATGCGGACTTTCCGCGAGCTCTGCACCGAGGGTGCGCGGACGGCGCGTAAGGACTTCGTGCTGACGCCCACCGCGCGGCGGATGTTCACCGCCTGCGATCTGGCGCGTGAGTCGCGCTCGCCGGTGTTTTTAATCGGGCCGTCGCATATTGGGAAAACGTGGTCGCTGATCGAGTACAAGGAGCGCAACAACCATGGGCATACGGTCTACGTGCGCATGGCGGCGGCGTCCGGTTTGATGGGTATGGTGCGGGCGATCGCGGAGTCGCTGGGGATTTCGGATAAATCGGCTACCCCGGCGTTGGTGGGGCGGATAAAAACGGCGCTCAAAAAGCGGCCCAACACGCTGCTCATTTTCGACGAGCTCCACCAGCTGATGTACACGTACCGCAAGCAGAGCTTTTTTGCCTGCTTGGAGGTGCTGCGCGAAATCTATGACCACACCGAGGTGGGGATCGTGCTGTGCGGCACCGAGCTGCTGTTCAAGTCGATCAAGGATAACCGGAGCGATCTCGAACAGCTACTGCGCCGGGGCGTGCACCGGGTAGTTTTACCGGACCAGCCGAGTCGGGGCGATGTGGCGGCGATTTGCGAGCACCTCGGGCTCGACATGCCCGAGAAGGGTTTCTCCGTCACGGTCAAGGTGGGCGGGGTGAGCTTTACCGATGAGCCCTACGCCATCCTGAAGCAGATCGGCAAGGAGGAGGGGTTGAAGGCGATCACCGAGCGGCTGCGCTACGCGGCGAAGTTCGCGAAGAAGGGCGAGGAGTCGATCGCGTGGAGCCACTTCGTGCGCGCCCACCTGACGATCCGCCAGAACGCCACCAACGAGAACGACTGGAACTGA
- a CDS encoding DUF3486 family protein produces the protein MPSIKKPRSDSKVAGLAPEIRAEVARRLGEANESYKDVAAWLKAEHGVTVSDGALCNWYSIHSWSQNAATARQFAEQVKAESKAQGNYDAATLALIQERAYIMARTQGADVNALATLAGIIGDSAKLRLKEREVTLNESSLNLKLRQYEDKISAARASLEKAKSKGGLNKTTLELIEEQLRLL, from the coding sequence ATGCCTTCCATCAAAAAGCCCCGCTCCGACTCCAAGGTAGCCGGTCTCGCCCCCGAGATCCGCGCCGAGGTGGCGCGTCGGCTCGGTGAGGCCAACGAGAGTTACAAGGACGTCGCCGCCTGGCTCAAAGCCGAGCACGGCGTAACTGTCTCCGATGGTGCCTTGTGCAACTGGTACAGCATCCACAGCTGGTCGCAGAATGCGGCCACCGCCCGCCAGTTTGCCGAGCAGGTCAAAGCCGAGTCCAAAGCCCAAGGCAACTATGACGCAGCCACCCTCGCGCTCATCCAGGAGCGCGCCTACATCATGGCCCGCACCCAAGGGGCCGACGTCAACGCCCTCGCCACCCTCGCTGGCATCATCGGCGACAGCGCCAAGCTCCGCCTCAAAGAGCGCGAGGTGACCCTCAACGAAAGCTCCCTCAATTTAAAGCTGCGCCAGTACGAGGACAAGATCAGCGCCGCGCGCGCTTCGCTGGAAAAGGCTAAGAGCAAGGGCGGCCTCAACAAGACCACGCTGGAGCTGATCGAAGAACAGCTCCGCCTCCTCTAA
- a CDS encoding DUF935 family protein translates to MSITRQLKVAAKWRAQFNPLRSLTFQRAVSLLEEGERGAYAELQWTYRFIEKREATLRALKHLRLSALGKLDWDIKTVDESPAAAAQAAKLRAAYDRIENLREAIRFLGLASFRGYAHLERRYEGDNPAAALVRLEPVEQWFLARDTVYGPWVYNEKAGSGTVSGTPIDPAHFLIREVEDPINEIGLICFLRKNLSQKDWDAFIEVYGIDPLFVEMPAQVPPEKEAEYQALAEAVVGDMRGALPNGAKIQTVTSGARGVNPFQQHLDYQDAQLVLAGTSGKLTMLNGPTGLGGGQSEVHADTFAELAQAEAGEISEIFQRQLDRSILGLASGVRPLAYFELAAKDQTDVGQLLDHAVKATQAGFRLDAAELSEKTGLKLTAAPVPAAQGFGGGAAFNRASSASADAETLRRASLDKLTKAIQADLAPLRAALQDALAKEDDAAFRAAAAEIRTQLPSLVKKQGADSATTKVFEEILGTALGGAGAEATSTPNR, encoded by the coding sequence ATGAGCATTACCCGCCAACTCAAGGTCGCTGCCAAGTGGCGTGCCCAATTTAACCCGCTTCGTTCGCTGACATTCCAGCGCGCCGTGTCGCTGCTCGAAGAGGGCGAGCGCGGGGCCTACGCCGAACTCCAGTGGACTTACCGCTTCATCGAAAAGCGCGAGGCCACCCTGCGTGCGCTCAAACACCTGCGGCTCTCTGCCCTGGGCAAACTCGACTGGGACATTAAGACTGTGGACGAGTCGCCCGCCGCCGCCGCTCAGGCCGCCAAACTCCGCGCCGCCTACGACCGCATCGAAAATCTGCGTGAGGCCATTCGCTTCCTCGGCCTCGCCTCGTTTCGTGGCTACGCTCACCTAGAGCGGCGCTACGAGGGCGACAACCCCGCCGCCGCCCTGGTGCGGCTGGAGCCGGTCGAGCAGTGGTTCCTCGCTCGCGATACCGTCTACGGCCCGTGGGTCTATAACGAGAAAGCCGGGAGCGGCACCGTGAGCGGCACGCCCATCGACCCTGCGCACTTCCTCATCCGTGAGGTCGAGGACCCGATCAACGAGATCGGCCTGATCTGCTTTTTGCGCAAAAATCTTTCGCAGAAAGACTGGGACGCCTTCATCGAAGTGTACGGCATCGACCCGCTTTTCGTGGAAATGCCCGCGCAGGTGCCGCCTGAAAAGGAGGCCGAGTATCAAGCCCTCGCCGAGGCCGTCGTGGGTGACATGCGCGGTGCCCTGCCCAATGGGGCCAAGATCCAGACCGTCACCAGCGGGGCGCGCGGGGTGAACCCGTTTCAGCAGCACCTCGATTACCAGGACGCCCAGCTCGTGCTCGCTGGCACCAGCGGCAAGCTTACCATGCTCAACGGCCCCACTGGTCTCGGTGGCGGCCAGAGCGAGGTGCATGCCGACACGTTTGCCGAGCTCGCCCAGGCCGAAGCCGGTGAGATCAGCGAAATCTTTCAGCGCCAGCTCGACCGTTCGATCCTCGGCCTTGCCTCCGGGGTGCGCCCGCTCGCTTATTTTGAACTCGCCGCCAAGGACCAGACCGACGTGGGCCAACTGCTTGATCACGCCGTCAAAGCCACGCAGGCGGGTTTCCGCCTAGATGCCGCCGAGCTCTCCGAAAAGACCGGCTTAAAACTTACCGCCGCTCCCGTGCCCGCCGCGCAAGGCTTCGGTGGTGGCGCTGCCTTTAACCGCGCCTCCTCGGCCTCTGCCGATGCTGAGACCCTGCGCCGCGCCTCCCTCGACAAACTCACCAAGGCCATCCAAGCCGACCTCGCCCCACTGCGCGCCGCGCTCCAGGACGCGCTGGCCAAAGAGGACGACGCTGCCTTCCGCGCTGCCGCAGCCGAGATCCGCACGCAACTGCCCTCGCTCGTCAAGAAGCAGGGAGCCGACAGCGCCACCACCAAGGTTTTTGAAGAAATCCTCGGCACGGCGCTGGGCGGCGCGGGCGCAGAGGCCACCTCAACCCCAAACCGATAA